One part of the Ranitomeya imitator isolate aRanImi1 chromosome 10, aRanImi1.pri, whole genome shotgun sequence genome encodes these proteins:
- the SPSB1 gene encoding SPRY domain-containing SOCS box protein 1 yields MGQKVTGGIKTVDMRDPAYRPLKQDLQGLDYSKPARLDLLLDMPSVSHEVQLQHSWNNNDRSLNVFVKEDDKLVFHRHPVAQSTDAIRGKTGYTRGLHVWEITWVMRQRGTHAVVGVATADAPLHSVGYTTLIGCNGKSWGWDLGRNKLYHDGKNQPSRTYPAFLEPDETFIVPDSFLVVLDMDDGTLSFIVDGQYMGTAFRGLKGKKLYPVVSAVWGHCEIRMKYINGLDPEPLPLMDLCRRAVRLALGKERLNEIPTLPLPASLKGYLLYH; encoded by the exons ATGGGTCAGAAGGTCACAGGAGGCATAAAGACGGTGGACATGAGGGACCCTGCATACAGACCCCTGAAGCAGGATCTCCAGGGTCTGGACTACAGCAAGCCTGCCCGCCTAGACCTCTTGTTGGATATGCCCTCGGTCTCCCATGAAGTACAGCTCCAGCACTCCTGGAATAATAACGATCGCTCGCTCAATGTTTTTGTCAAAGAGGACGACAAACTTGTTTTTCACCGGCATCCGGTGGCACAGAGCACTGATGCCATTCGTGGCAAGACTGGTTACACACGAGGCCTGCACGTGTGGGAGATAACGTGGGTCATGAGGCAGCGAGGGACTCATGCTGTCGTTGGAGTGGCAACTGCAGATGCCCCTCTCCATTCTGTGGGTTACACCACACTCATAGGATGCAACGGGAAATCCTGGGGTTGGGACTTGGGTAGGAACAAACTGTATCACGACGGTAAGAATCAGCCGAGTAGAACATATCCTGCTTTCCTGGAGCCAGATGAAACGTTCATTGTGCCGGATTCTTTCCTGGTGGTACTAGATATGGACGATGGTACACTGAGCTTCATCGTGGACGGACAGTACATGGGCACAGCCTTCAGAGGATTAAAGGGAAAGAAACTGTACCCGGTCGTCAGTGCGGTATGGGGCCACTGTGAAATCAGGATGAAATACATAAATGGACTTGACC CTGAGCCCCTTCCTCTGATGGACCTGTGTCGACGAGCCGTCCGCCTTGCACTGGGAAAAGAGAGACTAAATGAAATCCCAACTCTTCCATTGCCAGCGTCCCTTAAAGGCTACCTACTGTACCACTGA